The following DNA comes from Alphaproteobacteria bacterium.
GATGCATTCAGATAGAGTCGGGTCATATAGTCCATTTTGGTACGAGGTCTCTGTTATGGTTATATCTAAAATTCGTCCACTGATCCACCTTTGTCGATTGGATAAACCAATCGGGATTTGGCTTTTAATGATTCCGTGTTGGTGGGGGGTGGCCTTGGTGTTCCAACTGATGACAGCGCCATTCTTTGGGTATTTATTGTTATTCTTTGTTGGGTCCATTTGTATGCGGAGCGCCGGATGCATTTCCAATGATATTGCGGACCGAAACTATGATCGCGATGTACAGCGTACGGCATTGCGACCCTTGGCTGCTGAAACAATTACTGTGACCACTGCTATAATCGTGTTCATTTTTTTCTGCCTGAGTGGATTGTTGGCCTTTGCGGCCCTGTCACAAACGGCCCAGATAATATCCTTGGTTGCGTTTGTGATGCTGCTTTTTTATCCCTATGCAAAACGGGTGACATATTGGCCGCAGCTTGTATTGGGCCTTGCCTTTAATAGCGGCGTTATTGTTGCCTGGGGTGTTGACGCGACCCCGTCTTTGCTTTTTCCGGTTATTGTTTTTTATACAATTGGGATTTTATGGACGTTGGCCTACGATACCATTTACGCTTTTCAGGATGTGACGGATGATATCAGGATTGGCATCAAATCAACGGCCGTATTGTTCAAGGATTCCCCCAAAAAGCTTCCTGCATTATGTTATGGCGGGATGATTTTGTTACTGGTGACAAGCGGAATTTTGTTCCAGTATTCAGCCAGCTATTTTGTGATTGTCAGTATCCTTGCCTGTGTTTCCGGCTATATCTTAGGGCGATGGACCCCAGAAGACCAGGAAAGCTGCCTAGGAACTTTCAAAACCAATCAGATACTTGGTTGGTTGATTTTTCTAGCCCTTTTGATAAGGTGATCTCATCCTCGGGGCTAATCAAAATCTCCAAGGATGATGGGGGTAGAATCACCAAAAGGCTTAGCGTTGTGCTTCTTCGCAATAAACGCGTTCACGTTTTTCGTGACGTTCCTGGGCTTCGATGCTTAGGGTGGCTATCGGTCGTGCGTCAAGTCTTTTTAAACCAATAGGCTCGCCTGTTTCTTCGCAATATCCGTACGTTCCATCGTCAATTCGGCGAAGGGCTTCGTTGATCTTATTGATTAATTTGCGTTCTCTATCGCGAGTCCTAAGTTCTATAGCGCGATTCATTTCATTGCAGGCAAGATCGATAACGTCAGCTTCGTTATTGCTTGCGTCTTGCATCTGGTTTACTGTTTCACCAAATTCTCGCAAAAGCTGATCGCGCCAGCTAAGAAGTTTTGATCGGAAATAGTCGAGTTGAGTTGAGCTCATAAATTGTTCTTCATGATTGAGAACATCCTGTCTATCTTGCAAATTCAGCGCCATGCACGTTTTTACTCCTCGTTATCATCTGTATCTCATTAATTTTAACTAAATATTTTTAAAAAATTCAATCTATCTTTGTGAAAAAATCACGATAAAAAATTTTATTACAAAAAAAAGCAAAAATATAGAACTTTATTCTAATGGGAGGGGCGGTGGACTGAGATTTATACTCAAAATGAGTGGAAATATTGGAATTGAGCAAATTACCAGCTACGTATTTTTCCTGTGTCCACGTGGACAAAACTGTCATAGCGACCAACGCCACCAGCCATCAACGAAAGGGCTGCCTTTTGAATTTGCTTCAGGCTTCTGCCTTCTACGAAAATATCAGCCGCCCTGCCGATCGTGTGCTGACTTTTGCTGGCAACCCCGTGCGTTCTCAGCCTCAATAAAGCATTTGTTTCGGGACTTCTATAGCCAGAAATCAAATGAAAGGGTTTATCTGTTCCCATAGTTTTTGATAAATTGTGGAGGAACAAGATAAGATTAGGATCTATTGGAATAGATTTATTATTGCGGTGATCACGAAACAATCGATTGATCGATCGCAATGCCTGTGGATCGAAACGTCCATTTGCCCAAAACACACATCGTTTTAACGATTCACCGGTATGCGTATTATAAAAACTAAGCGCCCGATCAGATCGCAACGTCTTGCTTAGAAAAGGCACGGCCGATGCTGACTTAATGAGTGGCAAAAACGATGCGCCAATCATCCCCAGGAAACAACGCCGAACAAGATTTGGATTCGTTTTATTTGTCTGCAA
Coding sequences within:
- the ubiA gene encoding 4-hydroxybenzoate octaprenyltransferase yields the protein MVISKIRPLIHLCRLDKPIGIWLLMIPCWWGVALVFQLMTAPFFGYLLLFFVGSICMRSAGCISNDIADRNYDRDVQRTALRPLAAETITVTTAIIVFIFFCLSGLLAFAALSQTAQIISLVAFVMLLFYPYAKRVTYWPQLVLGLAFNSGVIVAWGVDATPSLLFPVIVFYTIGILWTLAYDTIYAFQDVTDDIRIGIKSTAVLFKDSPKKLPALCYGGMILLLVTSGILFQYSASYFVIVSILACVSGYILGRWTPEDQESCLGTFKTNQILGWLIFLALLIR
- the dksA gene encoding RNA polymerase-binding protein DksA, whose amino-acid sequence is MALNLQDRQDVLNHEEQFMSSTQLDYFRSKLLSWRDQLLREFGETVNQMQDASNNEADVIDLACNEMNRAIELRTRDRERKLINKINEALRRIDDGTYGYCEETGEPIGLKRLDARPIATLSIEAQERHEKRERVYCEEAQR
- a CDS encoding DUF882 domain-containing protein — encoded protein: MQTNKTNPNLVRRCFLGMIGASFLPLIKSASAVPFLSKTLRSDRALSFYNTHTGESLKRCVFWANGRFDPQALRSINRLFRDHRNNKSIPIDPNLILFLHNLSKTMGTDKPFHLISGYRSPETNALLRLRTHGVASKSQHTIGRAADIFVEGRSLKQIQKAALSLMAGGVGRYDSFVHVDTGKIRSW